TCCTGTCGTCCCCCTCGGAAGCCAGTCTGGCGCCTGACTGTTTTTCCGCGTCCTGAATCATAGTGCGGAACTTAATAATCTCAAACTCTTTCCCATCCTTTGTCAGCCTGGTCTGTTTATAAAAAACAGGGCCGCCGTCTGTGGCCTTAATGCAAATAGCGATAACCAGGAAAAAAGGCAGCGTTATAATCGCCCCTATTAATGACAATACTACATCCATTGTCCTTTTGCAAAATTCCTGTTCAATGGTTAAGCCATCATTTCTGGAAAGCAGCATCGGGGTGTCAAAAAGAGTTAATTCAGAAGAACTTCTCATTAAAATATCAGATATTTTAGGTACGCTGTAGGTGCGAATATTATGAGAAAAACAATATTTTAAAATTTGATTCCTTTCATGTGACGGCATATCCCCTAAAATTACTCCGTCGAAATTATGGACCTTTTTAAAAATCAGATTCAGCCCCTTTTTATAGCTGATTAAATCTTTAATTTCATACTTATCTTCTCTGCTGTTCATCTTCTGGAGCAAATGATAATCTGATCTGTTGCCCGCTATAAGCAGCATCCTTCTAGGCGGAAATATCCACTGGTAAAAAAGCTGAAAAACTAAGGTCCAAATAATAATCACAAAAAAATCAAACACTGTCATAACCGCCATTGGAACAATACTAAAAAAATGTTTGTCCAGCACAGCGATCTGAAGATATGTGAAAAT
The window above is part of the Lachnoclostridium edouardi genome. Proteins encoded here:
- a CDS encoding exopolysaccharide biosynthesis polyprenyl glycosylphosphotransferase; this encodes MRIDEKYKRLIKLLFSTILLSMVVAIYSFVWTGYYNRIIENPFFRRGNWMMIFLYGVLLVFFMQLYGGFKVGYLRKGNLIYSQLLSVALVNIFTYLQIAVLDKHFFSIVPMAVMTVFDFFVIIIWTLVFQLFYQWIFPPRRMLLIAGNRSDYHLLQKMNSREDKYEIKDLISYKKGLNLIFKKVHNFDGVILGDMPSHERNQILKYCFSHNIRTYSVPKISDILMRSSSELTLFDTPMLLSRNDGLTIEQEFCKRTMDVVLSLIGAIITLPFFLVIAICIKATDGGPVFYKQTRLTKDGKEFEIIKFRTMIQDAEKQSGARLASEGDDRILPVGKLLRRLRLDELPQIYNILKGEMSLVGPRPERPELAAEIEKEIPEFAYRLKVKAGLTGYAQVYGKYNTTFYDKLKQDLVYIRNYSVWLDLKLMIMTPKIMFMKESTEGVQK